One segment of Acidianus sp. HS-5 DNA contains the following:
- a CDS encoding CBS domain-containing protein, protein MRTVKDYMTTPVFQVEANTSLQEVCKLMLERSIGSVIVTDNGEPKGIFTDRDAVKAIASGFSPSDEVRVVATMGNLIIVDLNTDIAEAVSIMTKNKIRHLPVKDSEGNIVGILSIVDASKAIQDIYK, encoded by the coding sequence ATGAGGACTGTAAAAGATTATATGACAACTCCAGTTTTTCAAGTGGAGGCAAATACTAGTCTACAAGAAGTTTGTAAGTTAATGCTAGAGAGAAGTATAGGCTCGGTTATAGTAACGGATAATGGAGAACCTAAAGGAATATTCACTGATAGGGATGCAGTGAAAGCTATTGCTTCTGGATTTTCTCCATCAGACGAAGTTAGAGTAGTAGCTACTATGGGCAATCTAATAATAGTAGATCTTAATACAGACATAGCAGAGGCAGTAAGTATTATGACTAAAAATAAGATTAGACATTTGCCAGTTAAGGATTCAGAAGGAAATATTGTTGGGATACTATCTATTGTTGATGCCTCAAAAGCAATTCAAGATATCTATAAATAA
- a CDS encoding AMP-binding protein, which produces MNPVYSKMKEIHEYSLKYPESFWDSIARELFWYKTYDKVVESHYPYYVWFKGGKTNITYNILDKRRNSNKVALYWESENGDKASLSYKQLYSLVSSFAGALTQLGLKKGDVVTIYMPMIPEAMISILACARIGLIHNIVFAGFGEKALRERIEIAGSRAIITADAGYRRGKEISYLNVIENATKDLKLIKITVPRIGKIVGYNFYDLLDAKKVEAVPMDSQDPLFILFTSGTTGKPKGVVHSVGPYTVWAYYHVKWLMNFDETSTFFSTPDIGWINGHSYSTYGTLLNYGTLLWYEGVPDYPNPQVWWRLVEYYRVTDIWTAPTAIRLLMRYDSKIDYDISSLRMIASAGEILGEEAWKWLVDITSNKVYVIETWGQTENSGFITSPGGFYIGGLYYKKGSVGYPLPGIDIAIYDDEGKELPPNAKGNIVIKSSAPAFMSSLWKDDERYRKYYEKFGVYLTGDYGYIDEEGYLYILGRVDDVIKVAGHRLSPAEIENIVLSNQEISDVAVVGKKDEIRGNVLVVFASLKQGFTPSEELRDKIMAEIKKNYGGIAVIDYIIFVNKLPKTRTGKIMRRVLRAFVNNEELGDLSTLEEREAIEELRNKLGDILGK; this is translated from the coding sequence ATGAATCCCGTTTATAGTAAGATGAAAGAAATTCATGAATATTCTTTGAAGTATCCAGAAAGTTTTTGGGATTCTATAGCTCGCGAATTATTTTGGTACAAGACTTATGATAAAGTTGTGGAATCTCATTATCCTTATTATGTTTGGTTTAAAGGAGGTAAAACTAATATAACATATAATATTCTGGATAAGAGAAGAAATAGTAATAAGGTAGCGTTATATTGGGAAAGCGAAAACGGTGATAAAGCATCATTAAGTTATAAGCAACTATATAGTCTAGTATCCTCATTTGCAGGAGCGCTAACTCAACTAGGCTTAAAGAAGGGTGATGTTGTTACTATTTACATGCCAATGATTCCAGAAGCAATGATATCAATATTAGCTTGTGCAAGAATAGGGTTAATACACAACATAGTCTTTGCAGGGTTCGGAGAGAAGGCATTGAGAGAAAGAATAGAAATTGCAGGATCTAGGGCAATTATTACTGCAGACGCAGGATACAGAAGAGGAAAGGAAATTTCCTACTTGAATGTTATAGAAAATGCAACAAAAGATCTGAAATTAATCAAGATTACTGTGCCAAGAATTGGTAAAATAGTCGGTTATAATTTTTATGATTTGTTAGATGCTAAAAAGGTTGAAGCAGTGCCCATGGATTCTCAAGATCCCCTTTTTATATTGTTCACTTCAGGAACTACAGGTAAGCCTAAAGGTGTTGTACATTCTGTGGGTCCTTACACAGTTTGGGCTTATTATCATGTTAAATGGCTAATGAATTTTGACGAGACATCCACATTCTTTTCAACTCCAGATATAGGATGGATTAATGGGCATTCTTACAGCACTTATGGTACTTTACTTAATTACGGTACTTTACTTTGGTATGAAGGAGTTCCGGACTATCCTAATCCTCAAGTATGGTGGAGATTAGTGGAGTATTACAGAGTTACGGACATTTGGACTGCACCTACTGCAATAAGGCTACTAATGAGGTACGACAGTAAAATTGATTACGATATTTCATCGTTAAGAATGATAGCTAGCGCAGGAGAAATATTAGGAGAGGAGGCTTGGAAATGGCTAGTTGACATTACTTCGAATAAAGTTTATGTTATAGAAACTTGGGGTCAAACGGAGAATAGTGGTTTCATAACTTCTCCTGGGGGATTTTACATTGGGGGATTGTATTACAAGAAAGGTTCAGTAGGTTATCCTTTACCTGGAATAGATATAGCCATTTATGACGATGAAGGTAAAGAGCTTCCTCCAAATGCTAAAGGTAATATTGTAATAAAATCGTCGGCTCCGGCTTTTATGAGTTCCCTATGGAAAGATGATGAGAGATATAGGAAATATTACGAAAAGTTTGGAGTATACTTAACAGGAGATTACGGTTACATTGATGAGGAAGGATATTTATATATTTTAGGCAGAGTAGATGATGTAATAAAGGTTGCAGGTCATAGGCTAAGTCCTGCAGAAATAGAAAATATTGTACTTTCAAACCAAGAAATATCAGACGTTGCCGTAGTAGGTAAGAAAGATGAGATAAGAGGTAACGTTCTAGTAGTTTTTGCCTCGTTAAAACAAGGATTTACTCCATCGGAAGAATTAAGGGATAAAATAATGGCTGAGATTAAGAAAAATTATGGTGGAATAGCAGTAATTGATTATATTATATTTGTTAATAAGTTACCAAAGACCAGAACGGGCAAGATAATGAGGAGAGTTTTAAGGGCATTCGTAAATAATGAGGAATTAGGTGATCTATCCACGTTAGAAGAGAGAGAAGCTATAGAAGAATTAAGAAATAAACTTGGTGATATTCTTGGAAAATAA
- a CDS encoding CoA-transferase has translation MDIEVNLIFEYLGITYMIDQVIKAIALNLENGETVYVGLNSIPAILGAFMARDFYGKKIRILGVAEADNPSNIRITPSTGSPFYVDDTPVLPTAESFDLAQKGKLDVMFLGPVQIDEETNVNLSVIGDYFKPKVRLPGGAATAYILPLVKKAILWNLKHNKSALVKRVDFATGTAKFSNNKVIVITNLGVLEYSREDKKWYVKYAYPWSNFDKIKENTAFDVYNAIHDIIDINEEEKKFINLLDPSNLRSYLEY, from the coding sequence ATGGACATAGAAGTAAACTTAATTTTCGAGTATTTAGGAATTACATACATGATAGATCAAGTTATAAAGGCAATAGCCTTAAATCTGGAGAATGGAGAGACAGTTTACGTTGGTTTAAATTCAATCCCTGCAATTTTAGGAGCTTTTATGGCTAGAGATTTCTATGGTAAAAAAATAAGGATTTTAGGAGTTGCGGAAGCTGATAATCCTTCTAATATTAGAATAACACCTTCTACTGGCAGTCCATTTTACGTTGACGACACGCCCGTTTTGCCTACAGCTGAGTCTTTTGATTTAGCCCAAAAAGGCAAATTAGACGTGATGTTCCTTGGTCCCGTGCAAATAGATGAGGAGACAAATGTTAATTTATCAGTAATAGGAGATTATTTTAAACCTAAAGTAAGGCTGCCTGGAGGAGCTGCCACTGCTTATATATTGCCACTAGTTAAAAAGGCCATTTTATGGAATTTAAAGCATAATAAATCTGCGCTAGTGAAAAGAGTTGATTTTGCCACTGGAACGGCTAAATTCTCCAATAATAAAGTTATTGTAATTACTAATCTTGGTGTGTTAGAATATTCTAGGGAAGATAAAAAATGGTATGTTAAATATGCATATCCTTGGAGTAATTTTGATAAAATAAAAGAAAATACAGCATTTGACGTATATAATGCTATACATGATATAATAGATATAAATGAGGAGGAAAAGAAATTTATTAACCTACTGGACCCTAGTAACCTCAGGTCATACCTAGAATACTAA
- a CDS encoding CoA-transferase has product MENKLTDIKSALDLIKEGDTITISGMSIHRNPMGFIFEMVKSGIRNLNFVDREPGLGLEILLQNSMLKKVRVAMATLEWFGMLPSFRRKAENGEIEILEDTCGAFIAGIRAGAFGTPFMPVKGIIGSDLVKLHEKEGTWKIAEDPFSGEKIVLVRAIIPDVTIIHVNRADAEGNVEIEGPVYEDEYKARASKKVIITAEEIVDRSYFYKRKPNIYAEHVTAVVKIPRGAEPTSMFPLYDADYDKILSILGMT; this is encoded by the coding sequence TTGGAAAATAAACTTACTGATATTAAATCTGCTCTAGATTTGATAAAGGAAGGAGATACGATAACAATCAGTGGCATGTCTATTCATAGAAATCCAATGGGATTTATTTTTGAAATGGTAAAATCTGGAATAAGAAATCTAAATTTTGTAGATAGAGAGCCAGGATTAGGTTTAGAAATTCTTTTACAAAATAGCATGCTGAAGAAAGTCAGAGTTGCTATGGCGACGTTAGAATGGTTCGGGATGTTACCTAGCTTTAGGAGAAAAGCAGAAAACGGAGAAATCGAAATTTTAGAAGATACGTGCGGAGCTTTTATTGCTGGAATAAGGGCTGGAGCTTTCGGTACTCCTTTTATGCCAGTTAAAGGAATAATTGGTTCAGATTTAGTTAAACTTCACGAAAAAGAAGGCACATGGAAAATAGCTGAAGATCCATTTTCTGGAGAGAAGATAGTCCTAGTGAGGGCAATAATTCCGGACGTTACAATAATTCATGTAAATAGAGCAGATGCTGAAGGTAATGTCGAAATAGAAGGCCCAGTATATGAGGATGAGTATAAAGCTAGAGCTTCAAAAAAGGTAATAATAACTGCAGAAGAAATTGTTGATAGGAGTTATTTCTATAAGAGGAAACCTAATATTTATGCAGAACATGTTACTGCCGTAGTAAAAATACCCAGAGGTGCAGAACCAACCAGTATGTTTCCATTATATGACGCGGATTACGATAAAATTCTTAGTATTCTAGGTATGACCTGA
- the trm10 gene encoding tRNA (adenine(9)-N1)-methyltransferase Trm10 — protein MILAQELSFFLKRRGIHDIYIKKVKRRGNSYLQDIAVNVLLKDLKLKEFDGQGKLKAKEEGIRIFSGKGNEKVGYEISKNGRESIEIDFPRFPIFIIDLSLWDRHFEEERNRLLLQLTCSINSIRKYLWDYNLSINNPPSNFSIPFLNKIRLNVVPEGNTIILNPYGEMEATEELIRNTQTFIIGGIIDRSGWRFATYEMAKIAKYDFPHVKIALRGSTVGVPDRINKIIEIILHVYKGERLENAILDLQSNADKFNRLLVEKQKGNLKEAIQWLKPSDKVLRRLGIQSNSA, from the coding sequence ATGATTTTAGCCCAAGAACTTTCATTTTTCCTCAAAAGAAGAGGAATACATGATATTTATATAAAGAAAGTAAAGAGAAGAGGAAACTCATATTTACAAGACATTGCAGTAAATGTCCTTTTAAAGGACTTGAAATTGAAAGAATTTGATGGACAAGGAAAACTTAAGGCAAAGGAAGAAGGAATTAGGATATTTTCTGGTAAAGGTAATGAAAAAGTTGGATACGAAATCTCTAAAAATGGTAGGGAAAGTATAGAAATAGATTTCCCCAGATTTCCGATTTTTATCATAGATTTATCTTTATGGGATAGGCACTTTGAGGAAGAGAGAAATAGATTATTACTCCAGTTAACATGCTCTATAAATTCAATAAGGAAATATTTATGGGATTATAATTTATCAATAAATAATCCTCCTAGTAACTTCTCGATACCATTTTTAAACAAGATACGACTTAACGTCGTACCAGAGGGAAATACAATAATTCTCAATCCATATGGAGAAATGGAAGCCACAGAAGAACTAATTAGGAATACTCAAACATTCATAATAGGAGGAATTATAGATAGATCTGGCTGGAGGTTTGCTACATATGAAATGGCAAAGATTGCCAAATACGATTTTCCTCACGTTAAAATAGCACTACGAGGATCTACCGTAGGAGTGCCAGATAGAATAAATAAAATTATTGAAATTATATTGCATGTATATAAAGGAGAAAGGTTAGAAAACGCAATTTTAGATTTGCAGTCAAATGCTGACAAGTTTAATAGGTTACTTGTAGAAAAACAGAAGGGTAATCTGAAAGAAGCTATACAATGGTTAAAGCCTAGCGATAAAGTGCTTAGAAGATTAGGAATTCAATCGAATTCTGCTTGA